Proteins encoded together in one Solanum lycopersicum chromosome 7, SLM_r2.1 window:
- the LOC138337188 gene encoding uncharacterized protein, which translates to MTHKDGTESENDDAQTQMVAQESVPIEEVKMLRQQMTEMYEAWMNGQAPPPSIREYLNVNMPFPIQVSTSDPVYPPGFGPYINTSNTAGTSSVNPLKPSMMNNPLFMPTVQTNTIPQPTLVQQSNDDPILKDQYGQGHAPKLTFNVPNHHKYSSPVEVEKNIKNKEHEEIARKMRSLEQNIRNMQGLGGHKSVSFKDLCMFPDVHLPLGFKTPKFDKYNGHGDPVAHLRRFCNQLRGAGGKEELLMAYFGESLTGVASEWFIDQDISHWHVWDDMAQDFVQQFQYNIDIVPYRNSLANMKKKPSESFREYAIRWREQAARVKPPMKDYELIDVFLQAQEPDYFHYLLAAMGKPFAEAIKIGEMVENGIKSGKIVSQAAIRATTQAIQSGSGNFINRKKKEEGSMAASESRGVQIGMNNPYCQVQQEQYNSPRHYYPSQYAVLNTQALVEPVNPYIVNPNARGFDPTVICEYHANAPGHSTENYWTLKRVIEKLIEDKVIEVRNEEAPNVTNNPLPAHNNERVVGMVDIFEDYEQTSRAKVESKVLREESSMVLEPIQRAPIIVKGARSNSGNSRKLVLYVPESIKRGDVPLNGPKCYIPGKFSTFDQNQKGMKDPVVIQIAAQLPITNTKAVPWNYNKVIVTHKGKEIVEETNEIRGLTRSGRCYAPEELRRDKQIKENHMPMKKPVTEEDAEEFLKKMKAQDYSVIDQLRKTPAQISLLSLLIHSKEHREVLTRILNEAHISENITVGHLENMVNRIFEVNRITFTDDELPLEGSGHNRALHLTVKCEEHYVKRVMVDGGSGVDICPLSTLQSLKINTDRIRTNNVCVRAFDGAKRDTLGEIYLIVTIGPAEFGITFQVIDMDTSYNLLLGRPRIHMAKAVPSTLHQVVKFEHDKQEIIVHGEDDLPITRDPSIPCIEAKRGCESLNYQDLEIITVNQFLEGNPILQPRLSSTSVMVVAQMVQNGYEPGKGLGLSLQGIVNPISPMGNQDTFGLGFNPTRFDRKWAKDRKRNAWNLSKQIPHIAQSFIKSQGEPCPDLPIQNDVDEMCQGIKEMFYEVNMTQRGEGTSHMDVQFIGPNVQLNNWKATPLPTKKESCYVNFNNMTCMRSLQLDPKKLSDLITMNPKSKEYDEDEADEEIKRGLDQFENKTKPNLGETEVFNLGTPEEVKEIKISIHVDRTIRDDIIQVLIEYKDVFAWSYDDMPGLSADLVVHKLPIHPDFPPVQQKQRKFKADMSDKIKEEIMK; encoded by the exons atGACACATAAAGATGGAACAGAGTCCGAAAATGACGACGCACAAACCCAAATGGTTGCGCAAGAATCGGTACCTATAGAAGAGGTGAAAATGTTAAGACAACAGATGACCGAAATGTACGAAGCTTGGATGAATGGGCAAGCTCCTCCACCTTCAATTCGAGAATATTTGAATGTGAATATGCCATTCCCCATCCAAGTCTCAACAAGTGACCCGGTTTATCCACCTGGGTTTGGACCCTACATTAACACATCTAATACTGCCGGAACTTCCTCAGTAAACCCGTTAAAACCATCAATGATGAATAATCCACTTTTCATGCCTACTGTCCAAACTAATACAATTCCTCAACCGACACTGGTACAACAATCCAATGATGACCCTATACTCAAAGATCAATACGGCCAAGGTCATGCCCCTAAATTAACTTTCAATGTTCCTAATCACCACAAATACAGTTCTCCCGTTGAAGTTGAGAAAAACATTAAGAataaggaacatgaagaaataGCAAGAAAAATGAGGAGTTTGGAACAAAACATAAGGAATATGCAAGGTCTGGGAGGACACAAAAGTGTCTCATTTAAGGACTTGTGCATGTTTCCAGATGTTCACTTGCCTCTAGGGTTCAAAactccaaaatttgataaatataatggtCATGGCGATCCAGTGGCTCATTTGAGAAGATTCTGTAATCAGTTGAGAGGAGCCGGAGGAAAAGAAGAACTTCTTATGGCTTACTTTGGAGAGAGTTTAACAGGCGTAGCATCAGAATGGTTTATTGATCAGGACATTTCTCATTGGCACGTTTGGGATGATATGGCACAAGATTTTGTCCAACAATTTCAATACAATATTGATATTGTTCCCTATCGCAATTCCCTAgctaatatgaaaaaaaagcCATCAGAAAGTTTTAGGGAATATGCCATAAGATGGAGGGAGCAGGCGGCTAGAGTCAAGCCGCCGATGAAAGACTATGAGctaattgatgtttttctccAGGCTCAAGAACCTGACTACTTTCATTATCTTCTCGCCGCAATGGGCAAGCCTTTCGCCGAAGCGATTAAGATCGGAGAAATGGTAGAGAATGGCATAAAGTCTGGTAAGATTGTGAGTCAAGCAGCCATTAGAGCTACCACACAAGCAATACAAAGTGGATCCGGTAATTTTATCAATCGAAAAAAGAAGGAGGAAGGGTCCATGGCGGCATCTGAATCAAGAGGTGTTCAAATAGGCATGAACAATCCTTATTGTCAAGTCCAACAAGAACAATATAATTCTCCTCGGCATTATTACCCGTCCCAATATGCAGTTCTCAATACTCAGGC ACTGGTTGAACCTGTCAATCCGTACATTGTCAATCCAAATGCAAGAGGTTTTGATCCGACTGTTATATGCGAGTATCACGCCAACGCTCCAGGTCATAGCACAGAGAATTATTGGACCCTAAAAAGAGTCATTGAGAAGTTAATTGAGGACAAGGTAATCGAGGTACGCAATGAGGAAGCACCGAATGTCACTAATAACCCACTCCCTGCTCATAATAATGAGCGTGTTGTGGGGAtggttgacatttttgaagattaTGAGCAAACAAGTAGAGCAAAAGTAGAAAGCAAGGTTTTAAGAGAAGAGTCTAGTATGGTTTTAGAACCCATACAAAGGGCACCGATAATTGTTAAAGGTGCACGTTCGAATTCTGGGAACTCGAGGAAGCTAGTGTTGTATGTCCCTGAGTCTATAAAAAGAGGAGACGTACCGTTGAATGGACCAAAATGCTACATTCCTGGTAAATTTTCAACGTttgatcaaaatcaaaaagGTATGAAAGATCCAGTTGTGATACAAATTGCAGCACAACTTCCTATCACAAACACCAAGGCCGTTCCGTGGAACTACAACAAAGTCATCGTTACTCACAAGGGAAAGGAGATTGTCGaagaaacaaatgaaataaGAGGTTTGACTCGTTCCGGAAGATGTTATGCTCCGGAAGAATTAAGGAGGGACaaacaaatcaaagaaaatcACATGCCGATGAAAAAACCAGTCACTGAGGAAGATGCTGAAGAGTTTCTGAAAAAGATGAAAGCTCAGGATTATTCTGTTATAGATCAGTTGAGGAAAACGCCTGCTCAAATCTCTTTATTGTCATTACTCATACATTCTAAAGAACATCGTGAAGTGTTGACCAGAATTTTGAATGAGGCACATATATCAGAAAACATTACGGTAGGTCACTTGGAAAATATGGTCAATCGAATTTTTGAGGTGAATAGAATCACTTTCACTGATGATGAATTACCCTTGGAAGGATCTGGACATAATAGGGCTCTACATTTAACCGTAAAATGTGAGGAACACTATGTGAAGAGAGTCATGGTTGATGGAGGATCAGGTGTAGACATATGCCCTCTTTCCACTCTGCAGAGTTTAAAAATCAACACTGATAGAATTCGTACTAACAATGTTTGTGTACGGGCATTTGATGGTGCAAAACGAGATACTCTTGGCGAAATATACTTAATTGTTACAATTGGACCAGCGGAGTTTGGAATCACTTTCCAAGTTATAGACATGGACACGTCTTACAATCTGCTTTTGGGTAGGCCAAGGATCCACATGGCAAAAGCTGTGCCATCTACTCTACACCAAGTGGTCAAGTTTGAACATGACAAACAAGAAATCATTGTCCATGGTGAAGATGATCTCCCAATCACCCGAGATCCTTCAATACCATGCATTGAGGCTAAAAGAGGCTGTGAATCCCTCAACTATCAGGATTTGGAGATAATAACGGTTAATCAGTTCTTAGAAGGAAATCCTATCCTCCAACCTCGTCTGTCTTCTACTTCAGTCATGGTGGTGGCTCAAATGGTACAAAATGGCTATGAGCCCGGAAAGGGGTTAGGTTTGTCGTTGCAAGGAATTGTGAATCCTATCAGTCCAATGGGTAATCAAGATACATTCGGTTTGGGTTTCAATCCAACTAGATTTGATAGAAAATGGGCAAAAGATCGTAAAAGAAATGCTTGGAATCTGTCGAAGCAGATCCCCCATATTGCTCAGTCTTTCATTAAATCTCAAGGTGAACCGTGTCCAGACTTACCAATCCAAAATGATGTGGATGAAATGTGCCAAGGTATCAAGGAAATGTTTTATGAGGTAAATATGACTCAGAGGGGTGAGGGCACTAGTCATATGGATGTGCAGTTTATCGGCCCGAATGTCCAACTTAATAACTGGAAAGCCACTCCTCTCCCTACAAAAAAGGAGTCATG TTACGTTAACTTTAATAATATGACATGCATGCGGAGTTTACAATTAGATCCTAAAAAGTTGTCTGATCTCATAACAATGAATCCTAAGTCTAAGGAATATGATGAAGATGAAGCTgatgaagaaattaaaaggGGTTTGgatcaatttgaaaataagacTAAACCTAATTTAGGTGAAACAGAGGTGTTTAATTTGGGAACTCCCGAAGaagtgaaagaaataaagataagcATTCATGTCGATCGAACTATTCGAGACGACATAATTCAAGTTTTAATTGAATACAAAGATGTCTTCGCTTGGTCATATGATGATATGCCTGGGTTAAGTGCTGATTTGGTAGTTCACAAACTTCCCATACATCCTGATTTTCCACCTGTCCAGCAAAAGCAGAGAAAATTTAAGGCAGATATGAGCGATAAAATCAAAGAGGAAATCATGAAATAA